In Leptospira licerasiae serovar Varillal str. VAR 010, the sequence AAATCGATGTCCTCGTGAATAATGCGGGGATTATGAGGCCTTCCAAATTTGAAAACCTTAGCCAGGATGAGATAGATGAGCAGATAGAGATCAATATAATCGGCACCATTCGCTTGACTAAGCTCGGAATGCCTTATCTCAAAAATTCCAAAGGAAAATTGGTGATCTTATCCTCTTTAGCGGGGATTGTTCCGGCTCCTAATCATTCGATTTACAGTGCGACTAAATTTGCGCTTAGAGGGTTTGCTTTAAGTTTGTATCTGGAATGGAAAGAAATCGGTGTACGGGTGAGTTCTATTCTGCCAGGAACAATTCAATCTCCCATGACCAAGTATATGGCGTCTAGAGATAGTTCTCCGATGGCTTATATCAATCCGCCTTTACCGCCTTCTGCGGTTGCTAAAGCAATTTGGAAAGCGATCCAAACTGATAAGGCGGAGATCTATGTTCCTTATTCACAAGGACTGCTTGCTAGAGTTGCGCTATTATTTCCTTCTTTATTGTCTTTGATCTATCCGATCATGGCCAAAAAAGGAGCTCGAAATTTCGAATCATGGAAGAGAAAAGGAGTTTTTGATTGATAAGCGAATTAAAAATTATCTTCGCTTAACTCTTTTAACTTTTGGTTCATTTTTATATGTGAATTACGTACTGCGGTTTGGATATGCGAACTAAATACACTAGGCATAATCCCTGATAAGATCGCAGTATGGCTGAATTTGGTGCGTCCTGGGGTGATCTTTTCGAAAGTGAAACGATGATCTCCGGCAAACATGTATTTGAAAAAGAGTGGGAAGGCACCTTTCCAAGATATGGATTTAGAATTGGTGAGTTCGTATATCAATGCCTTAGTAGGCAAATACACTCCCGTAAAATAATAATCGAAAACAATAATCGTTCCGTCTTGCACCGGTTTGCCGAGAATCCTTTTTAAGAACGGATTCCAAGAAGGAAATTTGGAGAAGTCGGTAAAAATACTCCATATTTTTTCAGGAGATGCCTGGATTTCTATCGAGGTGACGATTGTTTGAGGATTCATTCGTCACATATCTGATGTTCCATCTGAAAAATGTCCATCTAATAAATGTTTAAAATTCGGTAATTTATGAATTGTAAAAGTATTATTCTCTATATCATTTCCGCTGCGTTATTCGCAAGCTCTTCCTTGTCTGCAGAAGATAAGATCTATGTTAATAAAGATATTGAACGACTACCTTTAGGTAAGTCCGTATATTATCTTGAAGATCCGGAGAGAAAGTTGACCTTTGAGGACATTTCTAAACCGGACATAGAATCTAAGTTTATAAAATCCGATAAGGATTCCTTGGATTTCGGT encodes:
- a CDS encoding SDR family NAD(P)-dependent oxidoreductase produces the protein MSEKGRPVVFLTGAAGGIGRETATLLSEKGYLLFLTDLQKQSSDLKRFADTLGKDHIVFPCDISKAADSEKAIKECIKQFGKIDVLVNNAGIMRPSKFENLSQDEIDEQIEINIIGTIRLTKLGMPYLKNSKGKLVILSSLAGIVPAPNHSIYSATKFALRGFALSLYLEWKEIGVRVSSILPGTIQSPMTKYMASRDSSPMAYINPPLPPSAVAKAIWKAIQTDKAEIYVPYSQGLLARVALLFPSLLSLIYPIMAKKGARNFESWKRKGVFD
- a CDS encoding SRPBCC domain-containing protein, whose translation is MNPQTIVTSIEIQASPEKIWSIFTDFSKFPSWNPFLKRILGKPVQDGTIIVFDYYFTGVYLPTKALIYELTNSKSISWKGAFPLFFKYMFAGDHRFTFEKITPGRTKFSHTAILSGIMPSVFSSHIQTAVRNSHIKMNQKLKELSEDNF